The sequence below is a genomic window from Flagellimonas marinaquae.
GATCTTAACAAATTCGATAAATTGATCAGCGAAGTAGAGCCGGGGAGCCTACGGTTACCGGTATTGATAAAAAAGTACATTAAACAAAATGCCAAGGTAGTGGCTTTTAATGTGGATCCATTGTTCAACAATTCGGTGGATGGATTAATGTACATCCGAATTGCGGATTTACCGGAGAGCACGGTAAAGCCGGTTATGGAGGAGTTTCAAGCTGAATTGGAGCGTAAAGTGGCCGAAGGTAACGGAACCGTTGAAGTGGATTAGTCCACACCTACGGAATCACTGCGTTTTTCGAACAATAAATTGTCTTTCCAAACACCATTGATCTTACCTATCCTTTCTCGTTTGCCAATGTAGCGAAAGCCAACTTTTTCATGAAGTTTTATGCTGGCCGTATTCTCAGGAAAAATACCGGATTGTAGGGTCCAAAAGCCAGCTTTTTCACTATCGGTGATTAATTTTTGCATCAATAATTGGCCAATGCCCTTACCTCGGCTTGCATTGGCAATGTAAACGCTTACTTCACCAACACCACCATAAACACACCTGCTCGATACTGGCGAAAGCGCTGCCCAGCCCAGAATAGAACCATTTTCCTCAGCGATTAACCTACAGTCTTTTACATGTGCTTCGTCCCACTGGTCAAAAGAGGGCGGTTGTGTTTCAAAAGTGGCAAATCCTGTGGAAATCCCCTCCCTGTATATATCGGACACATTTCTCCAATCCGAGGGCTTCATATTTCGCACTTTCATAAAGTCGGCTTTTATTATTGTGATATTACGATTAATAAGGCAATAAAAAAAACCAGATGTACTGGTTTTTTAAAAATTTAAAACCAAGGCTTTTTACCCACTTGATAAGTGTTAAAAAACTCTTCATCAGATTTAGTAAGATATATGATACCCTCAATAAGTCCAACAATTGCTACACCTAAAACAATGAAGCTTCCCACAACAAAACAAGCGGTTATGTATCCGATAACAGTAGCTCCCAACATTATGAAACCTTCTTTTTGGTAGCCTAGGATAAATTTATGAACCCCTAATTGTCCAAGTACAATGGCTAATATTCCGGCTAAAAGTTTCTTGTTGTCACCGGAATTTAAAGCTTCTTTGGCATTTTCGGTGAATTCGTTCGTGGTTTTTTTTGCTTCTTCTTTAAATTCTTTGGCTGCTTCTTCCGCTTTGTCACCAAAGTCCTTTTTTTCTTCTGACATGTTTATTTAATGTGTTGGTTAATGAGGGTTAAAAGTAGCAAATAAATCAATACCTATAGAAAAGCTTTATCAACAGGTTCCCAAAGTTCCAACTTGTTGCCTTCGGGGTCTAAAATCCATCCGAATTTTCCGTACTCGTATTCCTCTATTTCACCAACCACCGTAACCCCTTCTTCTTTTAGGGTTTTTAGAAGTTCTTCCAAATTTTCAACCCTAAAGTTCATCATAAACTGTTTTTCGCTAGGCTTAAAATATTCGGTTTTTTCGTCCATCGGACTCCATTGGGTGGAACAATCGTTGCCTTCCTTGTCCTTCCACCAAAAGGTACAGCCATATTGGTCGGTATTTAGTCCTAAATGGTTTTTGTACCAATCTTTGATTTTGTTTGGGTCTTTGCTCTTAAAAAAAAAGCCCCCCAATCCAGTTACCCTGTTTTTCATGATTTCTTAATGTTTTGTTCATACAAACCGATCCATTGTTGCGGGGTCATTTTTTGGCAAAGCTCTGCAACGAGATCATAAGGTATTTTGTTAATGTTCTTAAATCGGATGCAGCTTTTGCCCATATCCAATTTGGTGTCCACATGCTTAGGGTATTCGGTAACAAACCAATCATGTAAACTGTTGTCCGCATATATTCCGGAATGGTATAGTGCTACAAAGTTTTTTTGTGATGCTAGGTTGATAAAGGGCAAGGGTAACTTTGGATCCACATGATAGCCGCCGGGAAACATGGAATGGGGCACTACATACCCTATCATTTTATAGCTGATACATTCTTCGAAACCAGCAGGGAGATTGTTCTTTATGACTTCTCTTAGTCGGGAAATGACTTGTTTTCGTTCTTCCGGGAGTTTTTCAATGTACTCTTCCGGTGTTTTGGCATCTATCGTCATAATTTATCAATTTTAGGGATTGCCAGAGCCAAAAGTTGATTGGATAAGGCTTATAAAGTTAACAAAATCTCTCCTTGATTTTATCAACAATGGTCTGTGCCAATTTTTCTTTGCTCTCCACGGTCCACCCGGCAACATGGGGAGTCAATAACACATTGTTGGCCTTGCGCAGGTATTTAAAGGCTTTGGGTTTTTGAACAAACATGTTTTCGAAGGATTTTTTTTCGTATTCCAGCACATCGAGCCCGGCTCCAAGTACTTTGCCCGATTTTAGCCCGGTTACCAAATCCTTGGTAACAACACATTTTCCCCGAGCCGTGTTCAAAAGCCAAAACGGTTTGTGGAGCGCCTCGATAAATTCTGAATTTATCATGCCGGTGGTCGACTCGGTCTGCGGTACGTGTAAACTCACTACGTCCGAGCGTTGTTGAAATTCCATGATTCCGACCTGTCGCGCATTTTCATCCCCAACTCCTCCAATAATATCATAGCAGATCACCTCGACGTCGAATCCTTTTAGTTTTTTGGCAAAAGCCTTTCCCATATTGCCATAGCCGATAATGCCCACGGTTTTGCCTTCCAGTTCAAAGCCCCTGTTTTGCTCCCGTTTCCATTTGCCTTTTCGAACCTGTCGGTCGGCCTTGCACATTTGGTTCAATAAGGCGAGCAACATGCCCAGTGTGTGTTCACCTACCGCATTGCGGTTGCCTTCGGGGGCAGAAGCCATAAAAACACCCTTGAACTTGGCGTGTTCGGTATCAATATTTTCCAATCCGGCCCCGACCCTTCCAATAAATTTAAGGTTGGTGGCCTTATCCAAAAATTGTTGGTCTATGGTAAACCTACTTCGGATAATGATCCCATCGTATAAATGGATTTTTTTTTCGACTTCTTCCTTGGTCGATGTGTAATCTTCATCATTCTGGAAACCGAGCTCGGCAAATTGTTCAATTAGCAGCTCATGATTGGTATCGAGGTGGAGAACTTTCATGAATCAAATATAAAATTCCTAGATTTTTGGATAGTGGGTCTGTGTTTTTTCGTGCTGGACATTTCCAGTATGGGCGGTGCTCAATTTTTCAAAAAGGAGTACTTGTACCTCTTCGCCGTTTTTGGTCTTGGGGTTGTGTTCCACTCCTTTGGGCACCACAATAATTTCACCTTCGTTCACCACTTCGGTCCTATCTCGAAATTGCATGTAGAGGGTACCTTTGATTACTTGGAACAATTCATCCTCGTTCTCGTGGGCGTGCCATACAAATTCACCTTGTATTTTGGCCAAAAGCACCTGCATATCGTCCACAATGGCAATTTGATGCGGATGCCACTGTGCGGAGAATTCGGCATGTTTTTGTTTTAGGTTGATGGGTTTCATGACAAGATTTTATATTCCCAAAATTAATTTGGCGATCCAAAAATAGATCAAGATTCCAAAAATATCGTTGCTCGTGGTAATGAACGGTCCGGTGGCAATTGCTGGATCAATGTTTCTTTTATGAAGGAACAAGGGTATAAATGTGCCGATCAGCCCTGCCACAACAATTACTACTATCAGCGATAGCGATATGGCCAAAGCGGTGGTAAAGGCATCTTTCCAGATCCAAGTGAACAATAAGAGCAGGATGGCTAGTATAAATCCATTGAGCAAGGCCAAAAGCATTTCCTTTAAAAGGTGGTTTCTCATGCTTCCTTTTAGGTCGTCGTTCGCGAGACCTTGCACTACTATGGCGCTGGACTGTACCCCAACGTTTCCGGCCATGGCAGCAATTAGGGGAGTAAAAAAGAATAAAACTGCGTGTTTGGAAATCATATCTTCAAAAGTTCCCATAATGGCCGCAGCACCAAGTCCACCAAAAAGACCTAAAATTAGCCAAGGCAGCCTGGCCCGTGTGAGTACCCATATGCTATCGCTCACTTCAACGCCTTGGGAAATACCTGCCGCCATTTGGTAATCCTTATCGGCTTCTTCACGTATTACATCTACAATATCATCGATGGTAATGCGCCCGACCAAACGCCCGATTTCATCAACCACGGGTATGGCCTCCAAATCGTATTTGGACATAATTCTGGCCACTTCTTCTCCTTTTTCGTTCACGTTTACGGAATCTACCTTTGGGATATAGATATCTTTTATGTGACTTTTGGTTGGAGCGGTGAGCAAATCTTTTAGGGACAATCTTCCTTTTAATTTGCCTTCGTCGTCCACCACATAAATGGAATGTACGCGGGTAACATTCTCTGCTTGGGCGCGCATCTCCTTAACGCAAGAGGTCACGGTCCAGTTTTCGTAGACTTTTACCAATTCTTTGGCCATAAGTCCACCTGCGGAATCTTCCTCGTAGCGCAAAAGATCTACAATATCTTTGGCGTGTTCCCGATCTTCTATCTCGGAGATAACTTCTTGAATAATTTCCTTGGGAAGCTCGTTTATGATGTCCGCGGCATCATCCGTATCCAATTCCGAAAGTTCGCCGGCAATTTCTTTGGCTGTTAGATTTTTAAGTACGGCCTCCCGGATATCCTCGTGCATTTCGGCAAGGATGTCCGATGTTTTTTCACTGTCCAGCAGTTTTATCAGGTAGGTGGCCTCATCAACTTCGAGTTCGTCCGCAATTTCCGCAATATCGGCATAGTGGAACTCCTTCATCATGGTTTGGAGCTCACCATTGTTCTTGTTGGCGATCAGTTCCCTGATTTCTGCTAAAAGGTCGTCTGTGAGTTTAAACGGGGTCATTGGCTATCTTCTGTGTCAACGTTATAAAATCGGCCACACTAAGCTGTTCCGGGCGTTGGTCAAAGATAGTATTCTCTTTTAGATTATCGGAAAGGTTGAAGATTTTAAGACTGTTTCGGATTGTTTTTCGTCTTTGGTTAAAAGCTGTTTTTACCACTTTAAAGAAGAGACGTTCGTCGCAAGGGAGGTTCAATTCTTTTTTTCTTGTGAGTCTCAATACTCCGGAATCCACCTTTGGAGGAGGATCAAAAACTCCGGGAGGAACGGTGAATAGATATTCGGCATCGTAATAAGCTTGTACCAATACGGATAGGATGCCGTAGGTTTTACTGCCCGGTGCTTCACAGATTCTTTTGGCCACCTCTTTTTGGAACATGCCGGAAAATTCGGGTATTTGCTGTCGCATTTCCAACATCTTAAAAACTATCTGACTGGAAATATTGTATGGGAAATTTCCGGTAATGGCAAATTGCTCTTCTCCATATAGTTGTTTTAGGTCGAACTTGAGGAAATCCGCCTCGATAATATTGAGGCGATCGTTGTTTTTTAAAATAGAGGCATGTTCCAAAGGAAAACTGTGGTTCAGGTAAACAATGGACTCTTCATCAAGGTCCATGGCCACAAGGTCCAAATCCCTTTGAAGCAGATATTTGGTGAGAACACCCATGCCAGGGCCTATTTCCAGTACATTTTTATAGTCATCCAATGACAGTGTCTCAGCAATTTTTTTTGCGACGGACTCATCTTTTAAAAAATGTTGCCCTAAGTGCTTTTTTGCTTTTACAGCACCATCTATTTGTTCATTTTTTTGGGGATGACGGTTTCCGTTATTGTATTTTTTCCTCTTTTTTTTGGGCACTGCGGGTTTTTTTGCAAGTTAGTTGGAATTTTTGATATAGATCCAAGCTTCATCTCCTGATTCCAAAAGGATTTTTTCCCTTTTGTATGCATTTGTTTCGTAAATGTCCGCTTTTATTAGGTCGGTATCATTTACTTCATAAGCCATGCCTTTTACTTTGTGTTCGGGATCATTGGTGTTGATGACCAACGGATAACGGCCATATACGGCATTTTCGATTTTCTTGAAACCCAATGCGGTGTCGGGCTTTCCATTTAATATACGTCCAAAAATGTACTCTTGTACCTGGGTATCTTGTAAGGTTCCGTAGGAAAAAATAAACTCCAAATTTTTAAGGTATTTGTTGGCTTACCACTTCCAGCTCTGTTCTAAATGCAACAAACTTGTTGGGAAACATTTTTTGGGCGTCGGCACGCAGGCGGTCCGCGTCCTCCTTGTAATAGGCTTCCAATGTGGACCTATTCTTTGTGGTATATTGTATGGAGTAGGTAATGCCACCCATATCTTCTTCTACCAGCACCTTTACCATTTTGGCATGTGTAAATTTGCCCGTTGCCAGCATATCCGGCACATGTTTGTCCTTCATCCACTCCAACCATTGTTCGTGCACGGTATCGTCTATGTTAATGGTAACGTTATATATAAGCATTTTACTTTTTTTAAATGATTAGTTTATGGCATCCCCGCGCAATCGTCTAAAATTCTTTCGGGCC
It includes:
- a CDS encoding 2-hydroxyacid dehydrogenase — encoded protein: MKVLHLDTNHELLIEQFAELGFQNDEDYTSTKEEVEKKIHLYDGIIIRSRFTIDQQFLDKATNLKFIGRVGAGLENIDTEHAKFKGVFMASAPEGNRNAVGEHTLGMLLALLNQMCKADRQVRKGKWKREQNRGFELEGKTVGIIGYGNMGKAFAKKLKGFDVEVICYDIIGGVGDENARQVGIMEFQQRSDVVSLHVPQTESTTGMINSEFIEALHKPFWLLNTARGKCVVTKDLVTGLKSGKVLGAGLDVLEYEKKSFENMFVQKPKAFKYLRKANNVLLTPHVAGWTVESKEKLAQTIVDKIKERFC
- a CDS encoding cupin domain-containing protein, with the translated sequence MKPINLKQKHAEFSAQWHPHQIAIVDDMQVLLAKIQGEFVWHAHENEDELFQVIKGTLYMQFRDRTEVVNEGEIIVVPKGVEHNPKTKNGEEVQVLLFEKLSTAHTGNVQHEKTQTHYPKI
- a CDS encoding TM2 domain-containing protein, whose product is MSEEKKDFGDKAEEAAKEFKEEAKKTTNEFTENAKEALNSGDNKKLLAGILAIVLGQLGVHKFILGYQKEGFIMLGATVIGYITACFVVGSFIVLGVAIVGLIEGIIYLTKSDEEFFNTYQVGKKPWF
- a CDS encoding DUF4286 family protein, giving the protein MLIYNVTINIDDTVHEQWLEWMKDKHVPDMLATGKFTHAKMVKVLVEEDMGGITYSIQYTTKNRSTLEAYYKEDADRLRADAQKMFPNKFVAFRTELEVVSQQIP
- a CDS encoding DUF1801 domain-containing protein: MTIDAKTPEEYIEKLPEERKQVISRLREVIKNNLPAGFEECISYKMIGYVVPHSMFPGGYHVDPKLPLPFINLASQKNFVALYHSGIYADNSLHDWFVTEYPKHVDTKLDMGKSCIRFKNINKIPYDLVAELCQKMTPQQWIGLYEQNIKKS
- the rsmA gene encoding 16S rRNA (adenine(1518)-N(6)/adenine(1519)-N(6))-dimethyltransferase RsmA, which gives rise to MPKKKRKKYNNGNRHPQKNEQIDGAVKAKKHLGQHFLKDESVAKKIAETLSLDDYKNVLEIGPGMGVLTKYLLQRDLDLVAMDLDEESIVYLNHSFPLEHASILKNNDRLNIIEADFLKFDLKQLYGEEQFAITGNFPYNISSQIVFKMLEMRQQIPEFSGMFQKEVAKRICEAPGSKTYGILSVLVQAYYDAEYLFTVPPGVFDPPPKVDSGVLRLTRKKELNLPCDERLFFKVVKTAFNQRRKTIRNSLKIFNLSDNLKENTIFDQRPEQLSVADFITLTQKIANDPV
- a CDS encoding GNAT family N-acetyltransferase, whose translation is MKVRNMKPSDWRNVSDIYREGISTGFATFETQPPSFDQWDEAHVKDCRLIAEENGSILGWAALSPVSSRCVYGGVGEVSVYIANASRGKGIGQLLMQKLITDSEKAGFWTLQSGIFPENTASIKLHEKVGFRYIGKRERIGKINGVWKDNLLFEKRSDSVGVD
- a CDS encoding VOC family protein, which translates into the protein MKNRVTGLGGFFFKSKDPNKIKDWYKNHLGLNTDQYGCTFWWKDKEGNDCSTQWSPMDEKTEYFKPSEKQFMMNFRVENLEELLKTLKEEGVTVVGEIEEYEYGKFGWILDPEGNKLELWEPVDKAFL
- a CDS encoding gamma-glutamylcyclotransferase family protein; translated protein: MEFIFSYGTLQDTQVQEYIFGRILNGKPDTALGFKKIENAVYGRYPLVINTNDPEHKVKGMAYEVNDTDLIKADIYETNAYKREKILLESGDEAWIYIKNSN
- the mgtE gene encoding magnesium transporter yields the protein MTPFKLTDDLLAEIRELIANKNNGELQTMMKEFHYADIAEIADELEVDEATYLIKLLDSEKTSDILAEMHEDIREAVLKNLTAKEIAGELSELDTDDAADIINELPKEIIQEVISEIEDREHAKDIVDLLRYEEDSAGGLMAKELVKVYENWTVTSCVKEMRAQAENVTRVHSIYVVDDEGKLKGRLSLKDLLTAPTKSHIKDIYIPKVDSVNVNEKGEEVARIMSKYDLEAIPVVDEIGRLVGRITIDDIVDVIREEADKDYQMAAGISQGVEVSDSIWVLTRARLPWLILGLFGGLGAAAIMGTFEDMISKHAVLFFFTPLIAAMAGNVGVQSSAIVVQGLANDDLKGSMRNHLLKEMLLALLNGFILAILLLLFTWIWKDAFTTALAISLSLIVVIVVAGLIGTFIPLFLHKRNIDPAIATGPFITTSNDIFGILIYFWIAKLILGI